The DNA segment GTTAAGGAATTATCCGAAAGAATTAAGCAATAAAAAAAATCAATGTAGATATTAAAAATGGAGAATAATTTTATTCTTCATTTTTTATTTAGTTTTGTCTGAATTTAATTATTATCAATATTGCCATGAAAATACTGATGGTCTGTCTCGGAAATATTTGCAGAAGTCCTTTAGCAGAAGGAATTATGAAAGCTAAAGCTCCCAAATATTTTTATATAGATTCTGCAGGAACCATTTCACTCCATGAAGGGAAAAATCCCGATAAAAGAGCTATACAAACCGCAATCCGTCACGGAATTGATATTTCCCAACAAAGATCCAGACCCATTACACAAGCGGACTTTGAAAATTTTGATAAAATCTACTGTATGGATGTGGATGTATTGGCAGATGTTGTTTCCAAAGCACGGAATGAAGATCAACGAAAAAAAGTTTCCTTATTTCTGGAAGTGCTCGGCGATCATCAGAATGCTGAAGTTCCGGATCCGTATTGGGGAGATATGAATGAGTTCGAAGAAGTTTTCCAATTACTGGACCGTGGTTGTGAAGCTATTTTAAAACAAATAATTTAGTATGAGAAGGATATTAATCTTACTTTTGCTGAGCTGTAATTTTATTTTCGGACAGACTAAAGATGAAAAGGCTATCAGACAAGTAATGACTGATTTTATGAATTGCATTAAAACGAGGGATGAAGCTAAATTTATTTCTCTTTTTCAGGAACCTGTTCTCTGGACAGGTGTATATACTGATCGGACTTACAGAAAAGTTTTAGAAAAAGATCCCAATGAAAAAAGTTTTTTTACAGATAATTATAAAGCATTTATCAAAAGTTTTAAAAACAATAAATCTGAAGAGCGGTTTGATAATGTTAAAATTATAGAAGACGGATCAATTGCTTCTGCTAATTTTGACTACAGCTTTTGGTACGATGGCAAGATGCTAAATTGGGGAAAAGAAATATGGACACTGATGAAGATCAACGGTCTATGGAAAATAACATCAGTTTCTTTTTCAATGGATATGACAGAATATTACGTACAACCTTCTTTACAAGAGAGACTTAAAAAATAATATAAATGCTTTTCTTACTTCCGGCTTACCTTTCCGAAAATACTTCTATCACGCATTTTTCACCAGTGATAAAAGATTACATCATGCAGACTGATTACTTTTTTGTGGAAAATGAAAAAACCGCAAGAAAAGTGGTGAAATTCTTTGCTCCTGAAAAAAAACAATCGGATCTTAAACTTTTTCTTTTAGATAAATACACGGAAAATGCGGATATCAAAGAAGCACAGGAACTGATGCTGAAAGGTCAGGATTTTGGACTGCTTTCAGAGGCAGGACTTCCGTGTATTGCAGATCCTGGAAATCTCATGGTAAAATGGTGCCACGAAAAGAATATCCGGGTGATTCCTATTTCCGGGCCATCATCAATTATTCTGGCTCTAATTTCCAGCGGATTTAACGGTCAGGAATTTACATTCAACGGATATTTGCCGATTGATAAAAGTGAAAAGAAAAAACAGATTCTGCATCTCGAGACGATGGTTCAGAAGACTGGTTATTCACAGATTTTTATGGAAACGCCTTACAGGAACAATCAACTTTTTGAAGATCTCTGCAAGTTTTTGTCACCGAATACAAAATTATGTATTGCTGCTAATATTAATGATCCGGAGCACGAGTTTATCAAAACCAAAACCATAAAAGAGTGGCAGAAACAGAAACCGGAACTGCATAAAATTCCGGCAGTATTTGTACTGGGGAAATAGAAGCATGAATTATTTTTCTTGATCTCCCGCAGATTTTTTTTAGTGCAAATTTGATCTGCTTAATCTGTAAAATCTGCGGGAGAGAAAATTATAACTTATTAACCATTCTCTTAATTCCATCTAAAATATTCGTTGTTTAAAATTAATCAATAATCCGAGTCTTTTATCTGAAAGTTTCAAATAAGTCTGCAATTGCTTGTAATGAATTTCTTCAATACTTTTTACAGATTTTAATTCTAAAATAATTTTATTTTCCACCAGAATATCGATTCTAAAATTTAAATCAAACTTTTTGTTGAATATACACTTTCCAAAAGGCCTGGTCCAAGACTGTTGTATACATTAAAATACATTTTCTTACTAAGAAGGAAATTTCATTTTCATCCATTTGTATTGTTTTTGCGAATTTAAAAATTTACAAATAATGAATTAGATTACAATCTCATTTAATTTTTTAAAACAGAAACTTGAAATAATTTTATATTTTTAGTCAATGAAAAAAAGTCTTTTAGCTATTGTCTTTTATCCGTTTTTTATGTTTGCCCAGGAAGTTCCGAAACTTACCGATGAGGTGGCCATAAAACTATCTGAAAAGCCACTGCATTGCATCACCCAGGAATATCCCAACAAAACCGCACATATCATCAACAATGAAAGTGAAGTTCCTTTAAGCCCGAAGGTATTGCATCCCAGCTTTTATGGCTGTTTCGACTGGCACAGTTCGGTACACGGACACTGGATGCTGGTTCGTTTATTGAAAACAAAGCCTGGGTTTGCCATAGCAAAAGAAATTGAAAAGACGCTGGATCAGTCATTCAGCAAAGAAAACCTGCAGGTGGAAGCAGATTATTTTACAAAGTATCAGCTTACCGGTACTTTTGAAAGAACCTACGGCTGGGCATGGCTGTTGAAACTTGATGAGGAACTTATGACATGGAATCATCCTAAAGCAAAAATCTGGCATCAGAACCTTAAACCATTAACAGATAAGATTCTGGCAGCCTGGAAAGCCTACCTTCCAAAACAGACTTATCCTAACAGAACAGGTGTTCACCCTAACAGTGCTTTTGCTATGGCTTTCGCGCTGGATTGGGCCAGGTCGGTCGGAGATAAGGAGTTTGAAAATCAGCTGATCGAAAAGGCAAAATATTTTTATTTAAAAGATGAAAAAACACCTGCTTATCTTGAACCTGACGGATCGGATTTCTTTTCTCCGAGCCTCGAAATAGCAGATTTAATGAGAAGAGTTCTGCCTCAGAAAGAATTTGTACAATGGCTGGATACATTTTATGAGAAACGCAGTATCGAAAATATAGAAAAGATTCCTGTTGTAAGCGATTTGTCAGATTATCAGACGGTACATTTGGTAGGATTATCTTTTTCAAAAGCATGGTGTATGAAGGGAATTGCAAAGTCTCTTCCGAACGGTCATCCCCTGAAAAAAGAATTTCAGAGAACAGCCGCATTATTTTTAAATAACGGCCTTCCGCTGCTTTTCCAGGGAAATTACGGAGGCGACCACTGGCTGGCCAGCTTTGCGGTGTATGCTCTTGAAGATTAAAGCCTGGAAGCATGATGCTGGAAGAAGAGGGAAGGTATAGATTATGAGCCTAATTCCATCATCTGGCTCCCATCTTCCATACCTGAAATTCTAATATCTGATTCCTGTTTTTTTAAGAATAAAACTTAGCAGCCATATCGGCCCGACTAAGAGAAACTGTAAGTCTTTCAGAAAAGATGGTTTTTTTCCTTCAATTTTATGACCTACAAACTGGAAAATCCAGGTAACCACAAAAACCGAGAGGTAAACGATCCATGCATTTTCTTTAAACCTAATATTGATTCCGTATGCAAAGCTTTCCATGATTACCATCAGGATAAACATGATGATACTTATAACAACCGAAAGCCGCATGTAAAAAATGGTAACTAAAGCAATTGCTGCAAAACTTACATAACTGATTTCTCCAATGTAGATAAAGCCGATTGACTTTGACGGAATAAGGGAAATAAACCCTAAAATACTCCAGAAAATCAGCGGGACACAAATCCAGTGGATCAGTTTGTTGGTAGAATTCCTGTGGCTTTCACTGTATTCTGCAAAAAGCAAATCAATTTTTCTCATAGCTGTAATTTGGAACACTAAAATAATAAATTTTTGTAATCACTCAGCAGATTGCTTACATTTGTTCTATGTCTGTCTTAGAAAAATTCGGGGTTGAAATTTTTACCCAACATAATATTTTCGAGAGAATTGCTGTCGACAAACCTTTCCGTCCGGAAAATCCTGCGTTTATCTTTATAAAATCAGGAACGATAAAGCTGAAACAGCACTTCCGGGATCTGGAACTTTCGGCGAATATGTTTATGGTTACGGATCCGCAGACGGTCTATGAAATGATCTCTGTAAGCGATGATTTCCAGTCGAGAATGGTTTCCTATAAAAGAGAATTTATCTCAGCATTATCATTAAAATTCAACAGGTTAATTACATATCGGTATTTCAGACAGCAGATGAATATCGGCGTTCCTTTTCATGCCGATGAAATGGAAGTCGTGTGGAAAAGCGTTAATTTCTTAAAATATATCTTGGATTCTGAAACGGAAATGACCTATAAAAAAGAGATTGTGGAACATCTTTTTTCCGTATTCTGCTATCAGATGGCCGGAATTATTTCCAAAGAAGACAGCAGCGCTATGAACCAGATGTCGAGGCAGGAAGAAATTGTTTTTGTTTTTCTGAATGATGTGGCTAAACATCACAATACTGAGCGAAGTGTAGAGTTTTATGCCGCACGGCAGTCGATTACTACCAGACATCTTTCATCGGTTGTTAAGAATGTTACCGGGAAATCCGCCAGTGAGATCATTGCTTTAATTGTTATCAATGAAGCAAAGGTGTTATTGAACTCGTCTAATAAGCCTGTTTCCGAAATTTCTGCACTTCTTGGTTTTAGTGATCAGTATTCTTTTTCTCACTTTTTTAAAAAACATCTGGACGAAAGTCCAACCCGGTATAGAAATCAGTTCGAAAACTGAAATCCTACATTTGAACATCTTTTTCCAAAATTCAAACATTTGTTTGAGTTCGTGGGTGCCATAACTTTGCATTCGTAAAACAAGGTAAAATGGTACAGAATATAAAAACGGTGCTGTCATTAATGATGGCAGTCTTTCCTGCGCTGTTTTTTTCACAGGAAATAAAACAGATGACAGCGAATGAAGTGGCGGAACTTGCTCTTCAGAACCATCAGCAGCTGAAAGTTTCTGCACAGAATATTGATATTGCAAAACAGAATACAAATGTTGTAAAACTTCAGAAACTCCCGAATATCACTGCATCTACAAGTCAATTCTATTTGGGTGACGCCGTAGCAATTGACAAGGATTTCTCAAATTCAACAAATGTTGCCATGCCTCATTATGGAAGCTCGTACGCTGTTCAGGCAACCCAGCTGATCTTTAAAGGAGGATTGGTGAACAAATCTATTGAAATGGCAGGACTTCGCGAGCAGCTTTCCGAGCTTGATCTGGAGAAAAATAAACAGGATGTGAAAATTCTGGTAATTTCCAATTATCTGGATGTCTATAAAATTGTAAACCAGGAGAAAGTTTTTCAGAATAACAAAAAGCTGGCACAGGAAAGGCTTAAAAATATTCAGAAATTCTATCAGCAGGGAATGGTCACCCGTAATGAAGTGATTCGTGGTGAGCTGGCAATTAAAAACCTTGATCAGGGAATTCTTACGTTAGCCAACAATAAAAAAATTCTCAATTATAATTTAAGTGTTGCCCTCGGATTAGCTCCGGATACGGAAATCGTTCCTGTAGAAAGTCTTGAGAACAAAGAATCCGGTATTAGTATTGACTATTATCTGAGTCTTGCTCACGATAACAATCCTTTACTGAAATCGGCACAGACCAACGTAAATGTTGCCGATAAGAATATCGAAATCATTAAAACCGATAAGAAGCCAACCATTTCAGGTTTTGGCGGATATAGTTTGCAAAGACCCATTACGACAAGAAATCCTGTTCTGGATATGTATTCCGGAGGATGGCAAACCGGAATTTCCCTCAGCTATAATATTGATAATCTATATAAGACTAAAGAACGGGTAAAATTGGGAGAGCTTCAGAAAAATCAGGCCAATGATGCGGTAACCCTGACACAGCAGAATGTAGATATGGCCGTTAACGCCGCTTACATCAAATATCAGGAATCCATTCAGCAGACAGAAATTCTTAATGATGCTAAAAAATTAGCAGAAGAAAACTACAAGATTACGGAAGCCAAATATCTGAATCAGCTTGCGGTTCAGGCGGAAATGATCGATGCACAGAATCAGAAATTACAATCGGAATTAGATTATGCCAATGCAGAGATCAATGTACTGTATCAATATTACAATCTGCTGAAATCAACAGGGACATTATAATTTTTTAAGGTAAATAAAACAATGGAAAACAAGGAACAAAATACTCAGAATACAACTTCGGCACCAGTACAGACCAGTGCTGCAGCGAAGAAAAAAGAAAATAAAAAAAATAAACTCCGAGCAATTATCTCCAATATCGTAGTATTTGTGGTCGTTGGTTTCGGATTATTCTGGCTGGTCCGTGAATATTTTCATGTGGGCGATAAAACGTATACGGAAGCAGCTCAGGTGGAAGAGTTTATTAATCCTATCAATACCAGGGTTTCGGCCTATATTAAAGATATTAAATTTATTGAACATCAGCCTGTAAAAAAAGGTGACACTTTGGTTATTCTGGATAACCGCGAGATTCTTACCCAGCTGGGACAGGCGGAAGCTGCCTACCAGAATGCTCTTGCCCAGAGAACGGCAACCAGTTCTTCCGTCAATACAGTATCCAATAATGTCAATGTTATGGAATCCAATATTGCCGGTGCCAAAGCCAGATTATGGAACGCAGAACAGAACCTCAACCGGTATAAAAATCTTCTGACTTCCGAAGCCGTGACCAGACAACAGTACGACCAGGTAAAAACCGAATATGACGCACAGAAAGCAGCTTATGAAACCTTAATCAACCAAAAACAATCTGCAAACCTTTCCACAACTGAGGTGAAAAGTAAACTTGGGATTAATGATGCTGAAATTAAAAGAACAAAAGCAGCTCTCGATATGGCCAAGATCAATCTTTCGTACACCGTAATTATCGCTCCTTATGACGGCGTGATGGGACGAAGAACCATTTCGGAAGGTCAGCTGATACAGCCCGGGCAGCAGGTCGCTACCATTGTATTAAACGGACAGAAATGGGTAACTGCCAATTTTCTGGAAAGTCAGATGCCTGATGTGAAAATCGGCGAAAAAATGATGATGACCGTAGATGCCTTGGGCGGAAAACAGTTTGAAGGTGTGGTAACGGCAATTTCTGCGGCAACCGGATCAAGATATTCCAGCGTGCCGACCGATAATTCCACCGGAAACTTTATTAAAGTTCAGCAGAGAATTCCTGTGAGAATAGAATTTACAGAAGCCAATAAGAAAGCAGATCTCGATAAGCTGAGCGCCGGAATGAATGTGAATTTAGTGAGTAAAAAGTGAGAAGTGAGAAGTGAGAAGTGAGAAGACCAAGTATAGCAGATTGTAAATTCATAAAACTCTTGAGCCTTTATAATTTTACTTCTAACTTCTAACTTCTAACTTCTAACTTCTAACTTTTTAACTTTTCACTTATCCCATAATACAAAATCTATGTACAACAAAGGACTATACAACGACTGGGTTCCCAAGCCACTACAGCTTTTTCTTATCGTATTGCTGCTTGCAGTAGTAATGCCGTTGGGAGGAGTGTATACCGGAAACATCAGCTATCTCGTAAACGGAACCGGTGCGATGACAGAATATTTCATGTGGGCCAATTATGCAACAACCATCGGAATGGGCGCCTGTATGCCGATTGTTCTCAGGATGAAAATGAGATTTAAGGTCCGGGATAAAATGACGGTTTTGCTGGTGCTTTTAGGATTGTTAAGCTACCTGAATTCCACAACCTATGATCCTATGATCTTTGTGTTCAGCTCACTCCTGATCGGGTTTTTAAAAATGATGGTTACGATAGAGCTGTTTCTTCCGCTGATGGCGATGATTGGAAACCGCGGAATGTTTTATGGCGCATTTTATACTTTCGTTCTGGTGCTCAATCAGGTAGCAGCTTACTATGCCGTGGACATTTCTATCCGGTACAACTGGCAACAGTTTTATATCATTGCTGCAGTTGGATGTTTCGTACTGGCGCTGCTGCACTGGATCTTTATGCATGATCGATATTTTGCCTTAAAAGTTCCGCTACATTATATAGACTGGCTGAGTGTTTTGCTTTTTGTGGCAACCTTTATGTTTTCGGCCTATGTTTTTTCGTTCGGGAAACAGCAGGACTGGCTTCATTCAAACAAAATTATCAATGCAGGAATTGCAGCTTTTGCGAGTTTTTCATTGCTTGCGATACGGCAGTTTACTTTAAAAAGACCGTATTTGTCTTTTAAAATTTTCACCAAAAATAATGTTCAGCACGGTCTATTCATGCTTTTTTGCCTGGGCATGTTTTTAGGAACGACTTCGTTACAGAATACTTTTGCAGTAGGGGTACTGGGATATGATCAGCTGACCAATGCGAAACTGAATCTCTTAATGATTCCCGGTTTGATCCTGGCAGGTGTAACGGCTATTTTCTGGTTTAAAAAAGAAATCCCTCTGAAAATGTTCATCTTTTCGGGTTTTGCCGCTATGTTGGGATATGCGATCATTATGTACTTTTCCATGGTGCTGGAGTTCAGCTATAGCTACTGGTATCTTCCCATGTTCCTGAAAGGATATGGAATGGGAGCACTTTTTATTTCCGTATGGTTTTATACGCTGGACAAACTTGAGATGGATGAAATGCTTGCTGCCATTGGTCTGGTGCTGGTCTGGAGAACATTTCTGGCAGTAGGTGTTTTTTCAGCACTGTATTCCTGGTTTCAGTACCGTTTTCAGGTAGTGGCTGTCGGTGATCTGTCGGTATATATGGATGGGATGACCGTATCGCCGCAAAATGTTGCGGGTAACATGAAGCTCATTCAGCTGAATGCCATTATCATTGCTACCAAAAAAATATTCGGATATATCATTCTGGCCGGAATCGGTGTGTTGATCTACGTGTTTACCCATCATTTCGGTAAAGAACGTTTTGTCTCTACGCGTTTTATAAGAATGCTTACGGGTAAATCGGTCATCGCCAGAAGAAGGCTCCGTGAAAGAAAAAAACTTTTAGAAGAAATAAAAGACGCAGCAGGGCCTGCGCTATAACGATACCTTGTTTTTCATTTACTTAGTCAAAGCTTCATTTTATTTATAGAATGGAGCTTTGCATTTTACGGAATTGTCTTAATAGGTTTACGCAAATTGCTATTTTTCAATGCGGTGTTGACCGTACTGTTGAAGGTGCGTTGACCGTACCTTTGAAGGTGTGTTGAACGTACCTTTGAAGATGCGTTGACCGCCCGATCTAAGCAGCGTTGACCGTACGGAGCAAGATGCTTATGTCGAGGCTAACATGATGCTTGTGACGTACGATGCAATCATCTTGATGATACTGCCTTAGTCTTAATATGCAAATTAGCATCAGAATTAATTGCATATTAGCACACTACCTGTTGTGGTTATAAAAGTTTAAACAGACGTATTATAAATATTTTCTTGTGACCATTGCGTTCATAACTTACCTGAACAGCATTCTGAAAATACATCAAAAACAGCTATATTTACAGTCAGAATTAGCATTATGAAAGACCTTATGGGAAAGGCGATCCGGGATTATTACCATCAGGAAAATCCTCAGGATCTGCAGACTGAAACTTCAATCTCCGAACTGGATGAGCTTCCGGTTGCATATCTCTTCCGGGATTTTGAAGAAATGAATGAAATCGAACAGAAAGCTTTGGAACTGTCACGGGGAAAAGTCCTGGATATTGGTGCCGGCGCGGGTTCACATTCATTATATCTTCAGAATGAAAGAAACCTTGACGTAACAGCCCTGGATATTTCTCCCAAATCCATAGAAGTGTGCCGGCTGAGGGGAATAAAAAAAGCTGTAGCTGAAAACATGCTGCAATTCTCCGGTGAAACTTTTGATACGATCCTTTTATTAATGAACGGAACCGGAATTTTCCAAAGCCTTCAGGTGATTGATCTCTATCTTAAAAAACTGCACTCACTTCTGAATGAAAACGGACAGATCCTGATCGACAGTACCGATATTCTCTATATGTTTGACCGTGATGAAGACGGAGGGGTGTATATTCCGGCGGAAGGCTATTATGGTGAACTGGATTATATCGTTCATTACAAAGGAGAATCGGAAGACCCGATCAAATGGCTGTATCTTGATTTTAATACCCTGAAAAATGCTGCTGAAAACAACGGTTTTAAGATCGAAAAATTGCTTAAGGATGAAGATGCTTATCTGGCAAGGCTGACGAAATAAAATATAAGTCATTGCGAGGAGCAAAGCGACGAAGCAATCTCTTAATAATCTTAACCACTTAAATAACCTTAATGTTTCAATTTTTTAACAATTAAGATTCAATTAAGATTTAAGAAAAGTTAATTTTAATAATCAAATAAGTATTAGACATGTCATGGTGAGACTGTCGAAGCATTCAATAAAACAAAAATCCACATGAGTTTTCATGTGGATTCTGTTTATTTAAGAATGATGGATTATCCAATCTCAATCCCGTTTTCAACATTGCTGTCATCCGGAGTTACAAAAGAAAGCTTACCGTCCGGTTTTGTTGTCAATAACAACATTCCCTGCGATTCAATACCCCTGATTTTTCTCGGTGCAAGATTTAACAAGATCATCACTTGCTTTCCGATTACTTCTTCCGGCGTAAAGCTTTCCGCAATCCCTGAAACAACGGTTCTTACGTCAACCCCTGTATCAACAGTCAGCTTTAATAATTTATCTGCTTTTTCCACTTTTTCAGCTTCAAGGATCGTGGCTGTTCTCAGGTCGATTTTTGTAAAATCATCAAAAGTGATCTCTTCTTTCATAGGGTTGGCGTTTGGATTGGTTTTTTTATTATTCTGTTTCGTCTGTTCTAATTTCTGAATCTGGGCTTCGATTACATCATCTTCAATTTTTGAGAAAAGGAGAGATGCTTCGTTGATGGTATGTCCGGTTTCAATTAAAACAGATTTTGTTTCAACATCCTTCCAGCTTTGCTTTTCAACATTAAACATATTCAGTAACTTATCAGAACTGAAAGGCATAAACGGTTCACACAACTGTGCTAAAGCAACGGCGATTTGTGCGCCTACAAATAATGAATGAGCTGCTTTTTCAGGGTTATCCTTAATGGTTTTCCATGGCTCTTCAGTCTGAAGATACTGGTTTCCGAAACGTGCTAAATTCATTAAAGCTGTTAACGAATTTCTGAATTCATAATTTTCCAGGAAGCCTGAAATTTCTTTAGCCGATTTACTGATTTCCTGTAATTCAGGTGCATTAACATCACCTTGCGGAATAACGCCGTCATAATATTTATGAATCAGAACCGCAACCCTGTTGATAAAGTTCCCGAAGATTCCTACCAGCTCAGAATTATTTTTGGTCTGGAAATCTTTCCACGTAAAATTATTATCCTTTGTTTCCGGAGCTGATGAGAGAAGGGCATATCTCAAAACATCCTGTTGTCCGGGAAAATCTTCAACATATTCGTGTGCCCAGACGGCCCAGTTTCTTGAGGTTGAAATTTTGTCATTTTCAAGGTTCAAAAACTCAAATGCCGGTACATTGGCAGGCATGATAAAGTCACCATGCGCCTTCATCATACTTGGGAAAATAATACAGTGAAACACGATATTATCCTTTCCGATAAAATGTACAAGATCAGACGCATCGCTTTGCCAGTAGTCTTTCCAGTCTTTCCCGTTTTTCTCTGCCCATTCTTTGGTGAAAGAAATATACCCGATCGGAGCATCAAACCATACATATAATACTTTGCCTTCTGCACCGGGAAGCGGAACAGGAACGCCCCAGTTGAGGTCGCGGGTCATGGCGCGCGGTTTCAGTCCGTCATTCAGCCATGATTTTACCTGTCCGTAAACGTTTGGTTTCCAGTCGTCTTTATGGCCTTCGATGATCCACTCATTCAGGAAATTTTCATATTCATTCAATGGGAGATACCAGTTTTTTGTTTCTTTCAGGATAGGAACATTTCCGCTCAGCATTGATTTAGGATTAATCAATTCTGAAGGAGAGAGCGTAGAACCGCAACGTTCGCACTGATCACCGTAAGCATTTTCGTTACCGCAATTCGGGCATGTTCCTACAATATAACGATCTGCTAGGAATTCCCCGGCCTGCTCATCAAAATACTGTTCAGACATTTCTTCCGTGAATTTTCCTTTTTCATAAAGAACCTTAAAAAAGTCCTGACTGGTTTCATAATGATTTTTAGAGGTAGTCCTTGAATATTCGTCAAATGAAATTCCTAAATCCGCAAAAGACTTTTTAATGATTTCATGGTATTTGTCAACAATATCCTGAGGAGTGACTCCTTCTTTTTTTGCTCTTATAGTAATAGGGATTCCGTGTTCATCTGAACCACAGATAAACGCTACA comes from the Chryseobacterium nepalense genome and includes:
- the metG gene encoding methionine--tRNA ligase → MSNRKMITAALPYANGPVHIGHLAGVYIPADVYARFQRRLGKDVAFICGSDEHGIPITIRAKKEGVTPQDIVDKYHEIIKKSFADLGISFDEYSRTTSKNHYETSQDFFKVLYEKGKFTEEMSEQYFDEQAGEFLADRYIVGTCPNCGNENAYGDQCERCGSTLSPSELINPKSMLSGNVPILKETKNWYLPLNEYENFLNEWIIEGHKDDWKPNVYGQVKSWLNDGLKPRAMTRDLNWGVPVPLPGAEGKVLYVWFDAPIGYISFTKEWAEKNGKDWKDYWQSDASDLVHFIGKDNIVFHCIIFPSMMKAHGDFIMPANVPAFEFLNLENDKISTSRNWAVWAHEYVEDFPGQQDVLRYALLSSAPETKDNNFTWKDFQTKNNSELVGIFGNFINRVAVLIHKYYDGVIPQGDVNAPELQEISKSAKEISGFLENYEFRNSLTALMNLARFGNQYLQTEEPWKTIKDNPEKAAHSLFVGAQIAVALAQLCEPFMPFSSDKLLNMFNVEKQSWKDVETKSVLIETGHTINEASLLFSKIEDDVIEAQIQKLEQTKQNNKKTNPNANPMKEEITFDDFTKIDLRTATILEAEKVEKADKLLKLTVDTGVDVRTVVSGIAESFTPEEVIGKQVMILLNLAPRKIRGIESQGMLLLTTKPDGKLSFVTPDDSNVENGIEIG